In the genome of Caenorhabditis elegans chromosome IV, the window TTATGTCGTTTTTACGGAGAAGCATTTCCAATTCAGATCTGGAATTGGGAACGGGACATAACAATATTTTGTTcgatattataaaaaaatttccgaaggaactaacatttataaaaattttgaactttcaaagaaatattgaaaatgtattcggtttctgaattttttgtttagtttATTCAACAGTTTCAACTTGTTCATAAAAGTTTCCGATTCTGTGTATATTATTGATACAATAACGtgtttttatctttaaaatctTTATACCAACTTGGCTTCCCTTGTtagatatttttcaagtttttcaagttttttgatcaaaaataaatacttaacctcgttttactatttttaaaaataaaaaattcgactcaCATTGTAGCTGCAGCAGCGGAACCCTGCCTGAGTTTGTGAAAAAACCCGAAACTTTGTCATTGTTTACCTCGGTtgttagttttaattttttcacaaagaaaagaggttattaattaaaaaaaaattgtccaaattataagaaaaatgTGAGACGGGGTTGAGCGTGTTTTACCATTTTTTGTAGGATTTACAAACATTAAGCTTCAAATTGTAGCcagaataaattttgaaatgctcaatttttaaaactaattctTGATACAGTTAATAGCCGCCAAAAAAACTGACTGTTTTATTCCACAATTATCGCTGAAAGCACTGTATGCATCTACGTAGACATCGGCTCCTTTTTTGATGTAATGGGCTCCATcaattctctgaatttttactgttGAATAAATGAATTTACACATGATTTTTAAGCGGAGTGgtagaaacagaaaattttatttttatatttagaaaatttattaaaacttaaaaattattttcaatttcctacATTAATgactgattttttacaaatatgaATTGGTCAttccatttcatttttgttgtagttcaatttaaaactaatccgtaaaagtattttttttgaataactaatttacagttttaatgagaattaacacaaaaaaatcaaaacaaataaGTGTACTTTTTCTTCATGGATACGGTTTTTGGAAACATAAACATTGAGTTAAACTAAAACTTGAACTTATtcggaattttggaaaaaagaaaccatTTTATGTCAAtccactaaaaaattttaaaaaaagtttaatcaGTTGAGTTTTATCATGTTTCATATTCatcacaaattttaaaacaaaaagaaacctGGTTAATTAATTCATTGATGTTGGTTTTCTTTCATATGcaagaattgaattgaattgattttgtgaattttcaagaaattattGCTGTTTCATGTTTAGGATTAACGGCACACCATATGTttgattggatttttttgaatttaatattgcattcaattttttaagaaataaaaGCCAAGCATTTTAGGATATTTCCAAACTGAAAAGTATTCTAGTAAAAATCAagttactggaaaaaaatgaagcgCAGATTTGATttgatgaaaatataaattttgtataatccgaaaatattttatgaaataaggttcaaaccaaaaaattcagatgaacatttaaacattttaaagagaattttaaaaaaaatcctgtttcagttttcccgtattttgttttggaaaaaagttgagcaATATTTCGGCAATGTTTCGAAAAGTccatatttcaatttatgtcTAACTAAACTATTCTTGCgagttatttttctatatttaagGATAACTAACCTGAAGTCCCAAATGCAATTGAGATCCCCATCCACCTTGAATGCAATGACTTGGGTACAAAACCTGAAAAGGAgaatatataaaaatgaaaataatagcTCTGTACTTTTCAATGctgcatttcaaaaattccttcTTATATTCACCCATTATTCTCTCTTTGAAACTTATGaaactttcgaaaatcttCTACACTGTTCTAGAAACAGGCAATTGCACCGGACATCTCACggattttaattgtttttgtggGGATGGTGGGAACACAAATAATGCCGGTTGCTGCCAAGCAATataactaaaattttcgaggAAAGAATTTTAGTTTCTTGCTCAGCTACAATAAGCGTTGATTTTCCAAAGTTCAGAAGTTttaagtaataaaaaaaatgtatttcttcATCTCCTGAAGTTTGTCtaagttaacaatttttacagtttcacctcttatatgaattttaactgaaacggcaaaaatattttcctctTTCTTATTACCTGAATAGTCGAAACAGGCTTCACAAATCGAACAATATCAAATGGTCTCAACTTCCGACTTTTATCCTCTGGAGCCAACTCCCTATCCGGATTCCGAgcatgttcaaaaaatgaaatatgatTTGATGGATGCCAGTCTTGAGTATAGACTATCATATTCCAATTGagattttccaaaagattATTGACATGAGGAAGAGCTTCCAGTGGATCTTGCTCCGCGTCTCCTTCCTGGAATATGgaaatgaaagttttaaagtttagaaaaaatgaaatatgaatttgtgaaaatttgagaactgcaattaaaatgtttattctgTTTCTATTTCATTTCAGCATATTATTATCCATAAATTCCAACTTGATAAAGTATGTGCCAAAAATCGCATTGATTGAGTTTActaatattatgaaaaatttctaataagaTTCATGTAGTCAGTGATAcagtaaataaataataagTGATACATAAGTGATacagaattgaaatttattgttttaactagaaaatatttttcaaaattctgaaaattccatgcTTTGGCTAATAATAGCtaacaattaatttaaaactcaaaGAAAATAACCATTGCACAAAGTGGCTTATTAATAaacactcaaaattttttgttaatctaaaaagtttctgaaacgGTAGAAATTTCTGATAAGTGATACATACTGCACAACGAATACAATTactgcttttcaaaaatttgaatgttttagatgaaacagtaatttttttttcaaattgcaaatAAATCTAAAGCAggagaaagttgaaaataactCATTGAATGTCTTGAAAACGATCATTGTGGAAGTGACCGACATCTAGCGGGTTGttcacaaattgaaaaacccGGTTGATGTCGGACAACAAATAACTTAAACTCACCTTAATACTCAAACTTCCAGTCacaaaatcattttgaaaatcaacaacGAGAAGAGAAGTTCTCAAAGTTGTGAATGGTTTGAGTACGACTCGGGTAAAGAGCTCTTGAGTGTCCTCGTTCCATGTcttgttctgaatttttgaagaaaaaaacttgaaaattgtgggACTAGCATTAAAAACGTGGGAAACAAAACCAGTACttctaaatgttttgaaatttttatcatatgtatttgaaacaataattttaattttatttttggtgtttttttttaactttttaatgaCTGTTAAAACTACtgctcaaatttttatcaattaactAACCTCAATAAAATCATCCAACAACCGATCCAACTCGGGAATTAAGTCAATCTCATTGACCAACGAAAtcagttcatttttcattttctcccgAATATCTTGCTCATTTTGCACGACACCCATTATGCTCCGCGACGCTTGCGCCGCTAGTGACAAGGTATGTACTAGacggaaaattttcgaatttttcggagAATTTCGATAGCAGAATAAGTCGGAAATTGTTGAAGGTTGTGGAAAGGGTGTCGAATGGGAAATTGGTGACTTATTGGGTTTCCGGTCGGCGGTTGAGATTTCCTgagttttcaatgaatttgaaaaatttcaatttctaaatgGTTCACTGAATTCCATGTGACGTACTTTGAAGGTatggaaattggaatttttagtggGAAAATGCTAAGGGATTGGGTTTATTTCTGGAACAGGAAAAATTGCTATAGTGACGTTTTGTGCATTGAAAACTTTATATAAAGTAGTTGAAACAGCctgtattttattttcgaaaaaacgagaaaactggaatatttcttcaaatttgaaataagtttgaaacattcatgtttgaaaattattttccattttcatagaaattatATGAACTTTCTGCCAATATATGTTCGACAGcagtttttttgcttttttttggcttctatagaaattattttttgtttttttttattcataataTTGTTGAGAAGCATCatacaaatcaaaaatgtttaaaattttgaagtttggcccaaaatacaaaactgaagattttataaaaaagagTCAGTacagttttttccaaaagtgtaTCATTTCTGTGTCataaaatatgtcattttgtagagaattttaataaatttgagaaatttcaatttctaaatgATTCACTGAATCCCATTTGACGTACTTTGAAGGTAtggaaattgtaatttttagtgGGAAAATGCTAAGGGATTTGGTTTATTTCTGGACAATTAAATGTGGTGAAAAGATTGAAATGACGTTTTGTGAAAATCTTATATAAAATAGTTGAAACAGAgcctgctttttttttttcttcggtAATTGTGTATAATACCCCCgccactttaaaaattaattttttaaacttataaatgtcaaaataaatacaaatgtTAATATTGGTGAAATAGCGACTTATTtctttactttattttttttaattcaaaagcTTCACCCagtgtttttaaagaatattttggttttaaaatgaatagaTGAAtccgaacaattttttttttggaaaatgcagAAATAGACAAAGCTAATATAAAACGAGTATCCATAGAAATTTAGGTTTTATCACGACAAATGTGTCAATAAAAgctatttcttattttcactGGCTCACAAATTATATGAATTCTTCTAAAAAACGGGAAACATCTTacaaggaaaggaagtcaATCTAGTATCGGACTTTAAATTGAGAcgtatgtcatttgaaagcttatgtttagactagatcaccacaaaaatttcagcggcggAACTCAACTCTGAACCCCTGAAATCGCCATCTGAAAGTGctccagtgcattttttcgctGGCTTCTATGTCAAGTAAATGGCCTTAAAAGGGGTTCTGAGAgattagaaattgtttttgggggtttttagGGTCTAACAAACAATGTGGgagctttttggaattttttatttttttgaaaaaaatctgaaattttttcgatcaaaattcataaattttcgacacaaaatttttggtcaaaaaatttttttttgaaaaaattccaaaactatttttttgtatccGGGCATGCAAAAAGCTACATATTTCTTCGAATTGAGCAttgttacaaaattttacaattttttacaaaggGCCCGattgcagtttttaaaaattgaagaaaaaaaaattattcccaCTGAAAGAATCGAACACGAGACCTTTATTTCATTATTCCAAGCGTTTACCATTCGGCCATCAACcgttgttttttattgttttcaatgtttgtaATCATTTTATAAagattgaaaatcattttttgtataagTAAAATGAATAAGTACGAAATAGTATTGAAAACTAGGAGGgcgcagagaaaaattttcagatggcgatttcaggggttcagagttgagttccgccgctgaaatttttgtggtgatctagtctaaacataagctttcaaatgacatacgTCTCAATTTAAAGTTCGATACTAGATtgacttcctttccttgtTAGAAATGaaatgcactgaaaatgtaaaaaaaattctaaaactggTAGTTGATCACAATTGTTAAAACGTTCAAAGATCCAGTTaagtttttctctgaaattaaggcaaaatgaacaaaactgCTAATAGTAATTATTTTACGaatttgtataattttctttatttgagAACAACAATCGTCGAATTagtgtttttaaagaaagtttCGGATTTAAAATAACTAGATGAaacagaacaatttttttcttaggAGAGGGAGTATTCTGGTGATTTATCATGGAAATTTAGGTTTTTGCACAataaaatacactgaaaatatatttgtttaattctaaaattggACATTAATCACGATtattaaaacattcaaatatgAATCATATCAgttgtttctgaaattaataaaaaataaataatatatgATTTACAAAGAAAATATGGCAAAATAGTATTTTTCGTCCAGTTGTGACAGTTTtataatggattttttttgctttttttttcacgcaAATCGTTTACAGAATTTGCGAAAATTGTCAAAcatgcattttatttgaacatatcattgttgaaattaagtgcattaaaatattattttaacaaTCCAAAGTTAGTAGTCAATCAGGATTGTTGAAACATTCAAGAATGatcagtttttctgaatttccttttctgaaaatgaacaaaattgaTTTACAGAGAAAATATGCCAACATAAAATTTCTTGTCCAGTTGTGACagatttttaatggatttaaatgcttttttttcctagaaatgtttacaaaatttgcaaaaattttcaaacctgctttttatttcagatggaaagaagtcaaattaaaatgttgaaaatcaaaCCGAACAGGATCAAtcttggttttaaaaaaagttgatgaaaccgaacaattttttttggaaaatgcagaaaaaaaactactggGCAAAAATTAGTATTCTTCAGGTagctttttgtgaaaattttgtttttagcaCAACAAAGGTACCTCTAAAAGTTTTCCTAGTTTGCACAATGCACACAAATTGTctaaattattcgaaaaaatgtgtaCATATCATAGTTGAAATTATGTgcattaaaatattattttaaaaatccaaaattagtAGTTAATCAGGATTGTTAATCATTCAAGAATgatccttttttttctgaaatttcagaaaaatgaagaaaatatgGTTTACAAAGAAAATGTGCCAAAACAGTCAAATTTTTGTCCGGTTGTGACAGTTTCTTTAtgccttttttttgtttttctagaataaaaagttcaattttaagaataaatgtttattttatagCGATTGTCTAGCCTAACtgaaaccgaaatttttttttcgaaaatgagggaaaaaaaaacgagactAAGTGTGATATGCTGAttgtttttaatggaaattccGGTTTtagtaaaacaatttttg includes:
- the pnc-2 gene encoding nicotinamidase (Confirmed by transcript evidence) — encoded protein: MGVVQNEQDIREKMKNELISLVNEIDLIPELDRLLDDFIENKTWNEDTQELFTRVVLKPFTTLRTSLLVVDFQNDFVTGSLSIKEGDAEQDPLEALPHVNNLLENLNWNMIVYTQDWHPSNHISFFEHARNPDRELAPEDKSRKLRPFDIVRFVKPVSTIQVLYPSHCIQGGWGSQLHLGLQRIDGAHYIKKGADVYVDAYSAFSDNCGIKQSELEMLLRKNDINAVIGCGLAYDICVMHTLKDASKHGFLTCIVKSGSKGLSSLKMDEANKMFQKRGVAIIDDEMAQLISRREAFPIEWIRLLVHQAQSELHGKK